A window from Lachnoanaerobaculum umeaense encodes these proteins:
- a CDS encoding carbohydrate ABC transporter permease, producing the protein MAKGVYTTRSKELVRRETMSAYMFLLPSLIFFIGFVIIPMIICIYTSFFDSTMGKDAKDVFIGLGNYIELFKDVIFIKALKNTFVIVIISVPVVCIFSLWVSSVIYNINDKVLSIFRCIFYLPVVTGSVAVTVVWKWMYNNYYGIFNYVGKSTGLLKTNINWLGDERFALMCIILILLTTSVGQPIVLYVSALGNVDNSLVEAAQVDGANEIQLFWKIKWPQIMPTTLYILVITTINSFQCFALIQLLTSGGPNHSTDTVMYYIYYMAFKMFRYGYGNAMGVVLAIFIAVLSAIQFRVAKER; encoded by the coding sequence ATGGCAAAGGGGGTTTATACCACCAGATCAAAGGAATTGGTAAGAAGAGAAACAATGTCAGCATACATGTTCTTATTACCAAGTTTAATATTCTTTATCGGTTTTGTAATAATACCAATGATTATATGTATTTATACCAGTTTCTTTGATTCTACAATGGGTAAAGATGCAAAGGATGTTTTTATCGGACTTGGAAATTATATAGAACTGTTTAAAGACGTTATTTTTATAAAGGCGTTAAAGAATACTTTTGTGATAGTGATTATTTCAGTTCCGGTGGTTTGTATATTTTCATTATGGGTATCTTCTGTAATATATAATATTAATGATAAGGTACTTTCAATTTTCAGATGTATTTTTTATCTTCCTGTAGTTACAGGTTCAGTGGCTGTTACAGTTGTTTGGAAGTGGATGTACAATAATTATTATGGTATTTTCAACTATGTTGGAAAGAGCACAGGCTTATTAAAGACAAATATTAACTGGCTGGGTGATGAGAGATTTGCACTTATGTGTATTATTCTTATTTTGTTAACAACATCAGTAGGTCAGCCTATAGTTTTATATGTTTCAGCACTTGGAAATGTGGATAATTCTTTGGTGGAAGCGGCACAGGTGGATGGTGCTAATGAAATTCAACTGTTCTGGAAGATTAAATGGCCGCAGATAATGCCGACAACATTGTATATACTTGTTATAACTACTATCAACAGTTTTCAGTGTTTTGCACTGATACAGCTTTTGACATCAGGCGGACCAAATCATTCTACAGATACTGTAATGTATTATATTTATTATATGGCATTTAAGATGTTCAGATATGGATACGGAAATGCAATGGGCGTAGTATTAGCAATATTTATAGCAGTATTGTCTGCAATTCAGTTTAGAGTGGCAAAGGAGAGATAA
- a CDS encoding carbohydrate ABC transporter permease: MKTSNSLKKLYTIVSFIVLIALAFCFVFPLYWIVTGAFKTPVSINSPVPDWIPKELVLDNFKKLFSKQMAPIFEIGFIKGPQAPAAVRWMLNTVFMALAAMILTCITAAMAGYALAKKRFQGRALLFTLIVCAMALPKQVILIPLIREMSSLKLYNTIWAVILPTVGWPFGVFLMKQFSEGIPTEMLEAARIDGASEFKTFTDIVFQMVKPGVGALAIFTFINSWNDYFMQLIMLSSTSNLTISLGIAKLQAENSTDFGLIMAGATLAAAPILIVFITLQKYFTKGITLGAVKG; this comes from the coding sequence ATGAAAACTTCAAATTCACTAAAAAAACTGTATACGATAGTATCATTTATTGTACTGATAGCCTTAGCATTTTGCTTTGTATTTCCGCTGTATTGGATAGTTACAGGTGCATTTAAGACTCCTGTTTCTATAAACTCACCTGTTCCTGATTGGATACCTAAGGAGCTGGTACTGGATAATTTCAAAAAGCTTTTTTCAAAACAGATGGCACCTATCTTTGAGATAGGATTTATAAAAGGGCCACAGGCTCCTGCAGCTGTAAGATGGATGTTAAATACAGTTTTTATGGCACTTGCAGCAATGATTTTAACCTGTATAACAGCAGCTATGGCAGGTTATGCACTGGCAAAGAAAAGGTTTCAAGGAAGAGCCTTACTTTTCACACTTATAGTATGTGCTATGGCATTGCCGAAGCAGGTTATTTTGATACCTCTTATAAGAGAAATGTCATCACTTAAATTGTACAATACTATATGGGCAGTTATTTTACCTACTGTAGGATGGCCTTTTGGTGTGTTCCTTATGAAGCAATTCTCAGAGGGTATACCTACCGAAATGCTTGAGGCGGCAAGGATTGATGGTGCAAGTGAATTTAAAACATTTACAGATATTGTGTTTCAAATGGTAAAACCCGGAGTGGGAGCACTGGCAATATTCACATTTATAAATAGTTGGAATGACTATTTTATGCAACTTATTATGCTAAGTTCCACTTCTAACTTGACAATTTCACTTGGTATTGCTAAGCTTCAAGCAGAGAACTCAACAGACTTTGGACTTATAATGGCTGGAGCTACACTTGCGGCAGCACCTATATTGATCGTGTTTATAACATTACAAAAATACTTTACAAAAGGTATTACTCTAGGAGCTGTAAAAGGTTAG
- a CDS encoding MurR/RpiR family transcriptional regulator: MIYEKSVIPIIESKYTLFTNTEKKIADYFLQCDTNMDINIQSVAEKLYVSQASISRFAKKCGFVGFREFIFAYLDSARVKKPNGNTTTQNVFNTYQDLLNKAYSLLDNDQVQRIVKMLVNSKKVIAVGKGSSGYAASEMESRFVRVGLDIDSLTDSDRIRMQSVFLKDGDTVIAFSISGKTEDVIFLLKHAHDRGKRTVFFTAADSPHLHEFCDEVVLVASLEYLENGNLISPQFPMLLVLDLIYSEYINIDSVYKSAILEDTVTTLNKKEDDRRFYLARPR; encoded by the coding sequence ATGATATACGAAAAATCAGTGATTCCAATAATAGAATCAAAATATACACTTTTTACAAACACAGAAAAGAAGATAGCAGATTATTTCTTACAATGTGACACAAATATGGATATAAATATTCAAAGTGTTGCAGAGAAATTATACGTATCACAGGCGTCTATTTCGAGGTTTGCAAAGAAATGCGGCTTTGTAGGATTCAGAGAGTTTATATTTGCATATCTTGACAGTGCAAGAGTGAAAAAGCCGAATGGAAATACTACAACTCAGAATGTATTCAATACATATCAGGATTTATTGAATAAGGCATATTCACTTCTTGACAATGATCAGGTGCAAAGAATTGTAAAGATGCTTGTAAATTCCAAGAAAGTTATTGCAGTAGGTAAGGGTAGTTCAGGATATGCTGCAAGTGAGATGGAGAGCCGTTTTGTAAGAGTGGGACTTGATATAGATTCGCTTACAGACTCAGACAGAATAAGAATGCAGTCGGTATTTTTAAAAGATGGAGATACAGTTATTGCATTCAGTATAAGTGGTAAGACTGAGGATGTTATATTCCTTTTGAAGCATGCACATGACAGAGGAAAGAGAACGGTATTCTTTACGGCAGCAGACAGCCCACATTTACATGAATTTTGTGATGAAGTAGTTTTGGTAGCGTCACTTGAATATTTGGAGAACGGCAATTTGATTTCTCCACAGTTCCCAATGCTTCTTGTGCTTGATCTGATATATAGTGAATATATAAATATTGACAGTGTATATAAGAGTGCAATTTTGGAAGATACTGTTACTACATTAAATAAGAAAGAAGATGACAGAAGATTTTATTTGGCAAGACCAAGATAA
- the rpoD gene encoding RNA polymerase sigma factor RpoD, whose translation MILVAKENRNTTGNKASKSAENANKKKMSPQEFLQKLEELVTKGIASDMKLNIGEINDFFAGTELNTDSIEQIYSYLENKGIEINENSSDDLNIDIDNIDNIDNIADEDTLLLDDDEFDKDSEEDIDLSAIDLLEGVGTEDPVRMYLKEIGTVPLLTASEELELAKRKQDGDEYAKQRLIEANLRLVVSIAKRYTGRGMSFLDLVQEGNLGLIKGVEKFDYTKGFKLSTYATWWIRQSVTRALADQARTIRVPVHMVETINKMSKMQRKLTLELGYEPSVTELANALDMTEEKVMEIMQIAREPASLETPIGEEDDSNLGDFVADSNVLTPEGNVEAVMLREHIDTLLGDLKERERQVIVLRFGLEDGHPRTLEEVGKEFKVTRERIRQIEAKALRKLRNPVRSKRIRDFLA comes from the coding sequence ATGATCTTAGTGGCTAAAGAAAACCGAAATACTACAGGAAATAAGGCATCAAAAAGTGCTGAAAATGCAAATAAGAAAAAGATGTCACCGCAAGAGTTCTTGCAAAAACTTGAAGAGCTTGTGACTAAGGGTATAGCTTCGGATATGAAGCTTAATATTGGTGAAATAAATGATTTTTTTGCCGGTACTGAGTTGAACACTGACAGTATCGAACAGATTTATTCTTATCTTGAGAATAAGGGTATTGAGATCAATGAAAATAGCTCAGATGATTTGAATATTGACATTGATAATATTGACAATATAGATAATATTGCTGATGAGGATACATTGCTCTTAGATGATGATGAGTTTGACAAGGATTCTGAGGAGGATATTGATCTTAGTGCAATAGATCTTTTGGAAGGTGTAGGCACCGAGGATCCGGTAAGAATGTATCTGAAGGAGATAGGTACTGTACCTCTTTTGACAGCGAGTGAGGAGCTTGAATTGGCAAAGAGAAAGCAGGATGGAGACGAGTATGCAAAACAGCGTCTTATAGAAGCAAATCTTCGTCTTGTTGTAAGTATTGCCAAGAGATATACAGGAAGAGGTATGAGCTTTTTGGATCTGGTACAGGAAGGCAATCTTGGGCTTATAAAGGGTGTAGAGAAGTTTGATTATACCAAGGGATTCAAGCTTTCAACATATGCAACATGGTGGATCAGACAGTCTGTAACAAGAGCTCTTGCTGATCAGGCAAGAACTATAAGAGTGCCTGTACATATGGTGGAGACTATTAATAAGATGAGTAAGATGCAAAGAAAGCTTACTCTTGAACTTGGATATGAGCCAAGTGTTACAGAACTTGCAAATGCGCTTGATATGACTGAAGAAAAAGTAATGGAAATAATGCAAATAGCAAGAGAGCCTGCATCTTTAGAGACTCCGATAGGTGAAGAAGATGATTCAAATCTTGGAGATTTTGTAGCTGATTCAAATGTTTTAACACCTGAGGGTAATGTAGAAGCTGTAATGCTTAGAGAGCATATAGATACATTGTTGGGTGATTTGAAAGAAAGAGAGAGACAGGTTATTGTACTTAGGTTTGGTCTTGAGGATGGACATCCTAGAACTTTGGAGGAAGTAGGAAAAGAATTCAAAGTTACAAGAGAAAGAATTAGACAGATAGAAGCTAAGGCTTTAAGAAAACTTAGAAATCCTGTCAGATCAAAGAGAATTAGGGACTTTTTGGCATGA
- a CDS encoding epoxyqueuosine reductase QueH, translated as MIKRNLQKELEDIMKREEALGNRPRLLLHACCAPCSSYCMEYLDKYFDLTIFFYNPNIDDTREYLHRVDEAKRLIKEMNFIGEVKFIEGDYDPNIFHNKIKGYENEKEGGKRCDICFELRLHEAAKAAADYGFDYFTTSLTISPMKNAMKLCEIGEEIAKEYNVKYLPSDFKKKNGYKRSVDLSKEHDLYRQDYCGCSFSKRESIERAMARENTI; from the coding sequence ATGATAAAGAGAAACTTACAAAAAGAATTAGAAGATATAATGAAGAGAGAGGAAGCTTTGGGAAATCGTCCAAGGCTTCTTCTTCATGCATGTTGTGCTCCATGCTCATCATATTGTATGGAATATTTAGATAAGTATTTTGATCTTACTATATTTTTCTATAATCCAAATATAGATGATACAAGAGAATATTTACATAGAGTGGATGAGGCAAAGAGACTTATAAAGGAGATGAATTTTATTGGAGAGGTAAAATTTATCGAAGGTGATTATGATCCAAATATTTTTCATAATAAAATAAAAGGTTATGAGAATGAGAAAGAGGGCGGAAAAAGATGTGATATTTGTTTTGAACTTAGATTACATGAAGCTGCAAAGGCTGCAGCTGATTATGGATTTGACTATTTCACCACATCTCTTACAATATCACCTATGAAAAATGCTATGAAGCTTTGTGAAATAGGTGAGGAAATAGCAAAAGAATATAATGTAAAATACTTGCCGAGTGATTTTAAGAAAAAAAACGGTTATAAAAGATCAGTGGATTTATCCAAAGAACATGATCTCTATAGGCAGGACTACTGCGGATGTTCATTCTCAAAGAGAGAGTCAATAGAAAGGGCTATGGCAAGAGAGAATACTATTTGA
- a CDS encoding HPr family phosphocarrier protein: MLSREITIKNPSGLHLRPAGVLSQTAMKFKSDILIEYGEKKIVAKSVLNVMAAGIKSGTQVNLIVEGEDEEEAMKTLVEAIESGLGEK; encoded by the coding sequence ATGTTAAGTAGAGAAATTACTATTAAAAATCCTTCAGGTTTACACTTGCGTCCGGCAGGCGTTTTGTCACAAACCGCAATGAAATTCAAATCAGATATATTAATAGAGTATGGTGAAAAGAAGATAGTTGCAAAGAGTGTGCTTAATGTTATGGCAGCCGGAATTAAGTCAGGTACACAGGTAAATCTTATAGTTGAGGGTGAAGACGAAGAAGAAGCTATGAAGACATTGGTTGAGGCTATAGAGTCCGGACTTGGTGAAAAATAA
- a CDS encoding HPr family phosphocarrier protein, translating into MKERKIRLQSVEDAKKFVTLTTECDFDVDLYDNSIVVDAKSIIGVLSMDLRHVLTVKYIGENEKLEAFLDEHMKGVEKIA; encoded by the coding sequence ATGAAAGAAAGAAAAATCCGCCTTCAGTCTGTCGAAGATGCAAAGAAGTTTGTAACACTTACTACAGAGTGTGATTTTGATGTGGATTTATATGACAATAGCATAGTAGTTGACGCAAAATCTATTATAGGGGTGTTAAGCATGGATCTTAGACATGTTTTGACTGTGAAATATATTGGAGAAAATGAAAAATTAGAGGCTTTTCTTGATGAACATATGAAAGGTGTCGAGAAAATAGCTTAA
- the ispF gene encoding 2-C-methyl-D-erythritol 2,4-cyclodiphosphate synthase: MRIGHGYDVHKLVEGRKLIIGGVEIEHSLGLLGHSDADVLLHAVMDSLLGAAGLGDIGKHFPDSDDRYRGISSVELLKNVANILDENAYIIENIDATIIAQKPKLAPYIGAMKDIICNTLNISSTQLNIKATTEEGLGFTGNESGIAAHSVCLLNSVRDALYVSSGMSECTLCNDCPNKK, translated from the coding sequence ATGAGAATAGGTCATGGATATGATGTTCATAAACTGGTGGAGGGTAGAAAGCTGATAATCGGTGGTGTTGAGATAGAGCACAGTTTAGGGCTTTTGGGTCATTCTGATGCAGATGTACTTTTACATGCTGTTATGGATAGTCTGTTGGGCGCAGCAGGCCTTGGAGATATAGGAAAACATTTTCCCGACAGTGATGACAGATATAGGGGTATAAGTAGTGTGGAGTTATTGAAAAATGTTGCTAATATACTTGACGAGAACGCATATATAATAGAAAATATAGATGCTACTATTATTGCCCAGAAACCTAAGCTTGCACCTTATATAGGAGCGATGAAAGACATAATATGTAACACACTAAATATATCATCAACACAGCTGAATATAAAGGCGACAACAGAGGAAGGACTTGGGTTTACTGGAAATGAAAGTGGTATAGCAGCGCATAGTGTTTGTCTTTTGAACTCGGTGAGAGATGCTCTTTATGTATCTTCCGGTATGAGTGAATGTACACTTTGTAATGACTGCCCAAATAAAAAATAA
- the cysS gene encoding cysteine--tRNA ligase, whose protein sequence is MKIFNTLSKRKEDFVPIEEGKVRMYVCGPTVYNLIHIGNARPMIFFDTVRRYFEYRGYDVNYVSNFTDVDDKIIKKAIEEGVDASVISTRYINECKKDMEAMNVLPATKNPLATEEIDGMEEMIGKLIETGHAYVAKDGTVYFRVKSFEEYGKLSHKNIDELQSGFREIKVTGEEDKEDSNDFVLWKPKKDGEPYWDSPWSKGRPGWHIECSVMSKKYLGEQIDIHGGGEDLIFPHHENEIAQSESASGKSFANYWMHNAFLNIDNKKMSKSLGNFFTVRDISEKYDLQVLRFFMLSAHYRSPLNFSAELMEASKNSLDRILTGVENLRDIQVKNNNAAITDAELSNLEIAKVLKDKFVNSMDDDFNTADAISAIFELIKLSNTSLNEESTVEYANGLLNIILPLCDILGIITEKKTEILDSEIEDLIEQRTRARKNKDFALADKIRNELLEKGIVLEDTREGVKWKRS, encoded by the coding sequence ATGAAAATTTTTAATACACTTTCTAAGAGAAAAGAAGATTTTGTACCTATTGAAGAGGGAAAGGTTAGAATGTATGTCTGTGGACCTACAGTTTATAACCTTATTCATATTGGAAATGCCAGACCGATGATATTCTTTGATACTGTAAGAAGATATTTTGAGTATAGAGGCTATGATGTAAATTATGTTTCAAACTTTACTGATGTAGATGATAAAATAATCAAGAAGGCAATAGAAGAGGGGGTAGATGCCTCTGTAATTTCTACGAGATATATAAATGAATGTAAGAAAGATATGGAAGCTATGAATGTACTTCCTGCTACCAAGAATCCATTGGCCACAGAAGAAATAGATGGCATGGAAGAGATGATAGGAAAGCTTATAGAAACCGGACATGCATATGTGGCAAAGGATGGTACTGTATATTTTAGAGTGAAGAGTTTTGAGGAGTATGGAAAACTTTCACATAAGAATATAGATGAGCTTCAGTCAGGTTTTAGAGAAATCAAAGTAACCGGTGAGGAAGATAAGGAAGACAGTAATGATTTTGTGCTTTGGAAACCCAAAAAGGATGGAGAGCCTTATTGGGATTCGCCTTGGTCAAAGGGCAGACCGGGCTGGCATATAGAATGTTCAGTTATGAGTAAAAAATATCTGGGAGAGCAGATAGATATACATGGAGGAGGCGAGGATTTAATATTCCCTCACCATGAAAATGAGATAGCACAATCAGAGTCTGCAAGTGGAAAGAGTTTTGCCAATTATTGGATGCACAACGCTTTCTTAAATATTGACAATAAGAAGATGAGTAAATCGCTTGGCAATTTCTTTACAGTAAGAGATATAAGTGAAAAATATGATCTTCAAGTACTTAGATTCTTTATGCTGTCAGCACATTATAGAAGTCCTCTTAATTTCTCTGCAGAGCTTATGGAGGCTTCAAAGAACAGCCTTGACAGAATACTTACCGGAGTTGAAAACTTAAGAGATATTCAGGTGAAGAATAATAATGCTGCAATAACAGATGCAGAACTTTCTAATCTTGAGATTGCAAAGGTGCTTAAAGACAAATTTGTAAATTCAATGGATGATGATTTCAATACTGCAGATGCTATAAGTGCTATATTTGAGTTAATAAAGCTTTCAAATACATCTCTAAATGAGGAAAGCACTGTAGAGTATGCCAACGGGCTTTTGAATATTATTTTACCTTTATGTGATATACTTGGAATAATTACAGAGAAAAAGACTGAAATTCTTGACAGTGAAATAGAGGATCTTATTGAGCAGAGAACTCGGGCAAGAAAGAATAAGGATTTTGCACTTGCAGATAAAATAAGAAATGAACTTCTTGAAAAGGGTATAGTACTGGAAGATACCAGAGAGGGAGTGAAATGGAAGAGATCTTAG